The sequence below is a genomic window from Gossypium hirsutum isolate 1008001.06 chromosome A11, Gossypium_hirsutum_v2.1, whole genome shotgun sequence.
aACATTTTCATCCCctgtaattcataaaatttagaaattttccatgaattttacatctttacaatttagtccctaaatcacaatttcatcaaaattcactttacaaaagttgtttatctatcaacaaccttttattttctaccataaatttcataattcatgcatattcatcctTGGCAAAACCCTATTACTttaataactttacaaattaatccccgagatagctaaattaagctattacgatctcgaaaacataaaaatcattaaaaacaagacaaggatgcttacccaattaagccaagtaaGCTTGCTTGATTTctcttctcttagctagggtttccataaaaaaacttgggaaagatgatgaaaaagatgatattttcattatttaattaacttatcatcttttattatttcaactttccaatttagtctttttccttatcaaattttcatggatgaatcatcataattACTTCTCTTAATggtttattttccatataaggacctctaattttgaattccatagctatttgatccctttagctactagaattcaacttctgcattttatgcaaattggtcttttccatttaattaaaaatgaaatcggtaaaattttcttaacgtgatttttatacgatattcctatcatacgatagaccaataaaaattttaaaataatttttcttacggACTCGAATTTGcagtcccgaaactactattctaatttaactaaaaacgggttgttacactctttcactttgatttttttttatcttttttatcttttatcttaGAATTTTCTAATTTAATGTATTTACTTAATGTATAAATACCATTGCAATATCATTAATGTTTGATGAGTTTTTACCCCTTTAATAAACTCTTTCACCAACAACATCTTAATTAGAAGTGTTCGTAGGCCGGACTGAAATCTgatttcaaaaattttgcatcaccttaaaattttatatattttaataattaaatttaaaaaatgaaatttaaattcgAACCAAAACGAACCGAAtcaacaaaaattatccaaatcggCCCAAGTCGGCAGAACAAGCCACCCAACCTTGAACAGCTATAATCTTGATTTAGTTACAAGACATTTGTAGTGGTGTCATATGTGAAATTGGATACATATGCTATATGCATTATAATACAAAGCTGCAAAGCCTAAAAAATTTGGAAGCAAAAATCAATTTTAGTTCATCCTTGGTCCCTTCATGCAAGCTATTCTGCTGGCAAGTAACCAACTGGCTTTGTCTTTGATTTTCATATAccaaagaattagaaaataataaaatatatttggtGGCCTAAAATTATGGTGCCGTCGTTGATTCCCTTAAAGTGGAGGCTGGCGGTGGATGACTACTATCTTAGCTCATATATCTGGTTCATGTTACATGCATCTACGTCAATATTTTTAATCAAGTTGGTTCCCTTTACTTGTTATTATTTAGACCAATGATTTGACATTGAATGTCAACTGAGGGACATGTTCCATTTTCGTCGGCCGTAAGTCCTTAAGGCATATGGTCCATCTTTATCAACAACAAATTCCACacaatatcaattcaaatttGGGCTGGTTTTATATAATCTAAGAGAAGATTGTTTCTAAGACACAACcatgatttcattgaaaatatttgtataaaaatttatgttaaaatcaaATAAAGCTTTGATTGATTCATTGATTGTGGATTTACATTGGGTTTTAACTGTTaggttttatataaaatataaaaaatacaaaaatacctTTATAATAATTGTTACTTTTTAAATAGGAGGGTTTTGTGTTCGATTAAATATTAACTTGGTTGGAGCCAGTGTTGAGACGCATTTATCCTCATAGTTAAAAGTTAGAAAGGGTTACGAGTAGTTCTAAGTATTGTATCAACTTAGAAACTTTCAGATATTTTCACAATTGAATTAGatgttcaaataaaaaaatagaatggttttgtaattattttgatatttttaaaattaataatttaacttaaatctatttaattttataattttatcctaattattgtattttttatgcgATGCCTAAGACTGTCCATAACTcctcctcaacccataaatagcaCGATAATGCACTCCAACACCCTATATTAACAACAATACCTATATAAATcaagttaaaactcaatcaaccTAACCATTAAAATTTACCCTATATAAAATACTTATACCTTCATCATCAAAGAATATATTGCATGGgaataaaaacatccaaaattttaaaatataaaatagttacCGAGGTAGCAGATGTCAAGATTTAAACTTCACCTCCAAATAATTTcgcaattttgaaatttaattttttatttttaatttcaataatttaaccattttattttttacttaataattGAATTCCATATGATAACATTCTTGTGGACTTCATTAAATTAGATTAAgtgatatttttaaaatgttaaaaataaataaataaaattgttacATCTACAGTTATAAAATTTTCGATTTTAAATATGAGATTGTAAGATTTTTTCACAATGGTTCAAAGTAATACACAACTTTCATAGAGtgaaggctttttttttttttgtctttaaaAATGCAACATAATTTAATGgaagttttttttaatgttatcaattgattaatagtaaaattaaaaaattcttaaaattagaGATGATAATGGAGTGGAACGAAGATagataatgttaaatttattatcgCTCCACAATTAATATACTCTGCTCCACCACCCGCCTCACTTTAGTATGGATATATAATCTTGAAAATCACTATCACCTCTATATATGTTGGATGTATCTATTCCCGCCCCACCTTGCTCTGCTTCGCTTCAATTTAATTTTGctacttttctttaattttttcaatatttttaaaatcaagtaaatatttaaacataattcttcaaaaaaaatatttaaacataaaatatatgattttttctatattattattacattttgaCCCTTTTAACAGTTTATATAtacaatgataaaataataattttatataatggaATAAGTCGGGGTAAAACAAGCAATTACTATAACATCTCCACATCCACTATCCAAAAGAAAGAATCCACACTACCCGTCTTGCATCCACTTTTCAAACAAAAATCCACTCCATTTAAAAGGGGTCAATTCAGAATTAACTGGTGGATTCAAATTTTGCCATTCCtacttaaaatgaataaattcttaaaattaaaaaaaaaaaactaaagttgAAGTATGGTAACTATACCTCTTGAGCCGAAGCCCAGAAtcgctttatttatttttcatgtttagcCCAACAATCTTAACTACTATTGGTCCATAGCCTAAAAGCAAATAATTTTTCAACCTTCCGTTACCTTTGGCGCCTTATCTGTCAATCCCCTTATAACCCACTAAGCTAAAACTCACTGCTTTCCATTTGAAAGTTTTGTTCTTTGCTACCAAATCTTAAAGCTTTTGCTTTTTAACATCCATGGCTTTAACTCTTAACTTAAAACCCACCATTTCTGTATCCTCTTCTTCATTTCATCACCATCCTTCTTCTTTCTCTCCCTTTTTTTCTCTCAAAACCCAGACCAAGCCTTTCTCTTTCACCACAAGAATCCATAATCTCCAATACCCATCTCTCAGTCTCACATTCTCCAGGAGGTTCTTCATTCTTCCTTCAGTTTCTGGAATCTGGGATGCTTTAACTGGCAATAACAATCCCAAAGATGCTGTAATTGCTATAAGACGTGGAATGTTACTATTTAGGCAGGTAAGCTGAATCTTTTCATTTGATTCTGTTTGGTATTTTTGTTGTATATGATTTGTaatgattttttgttttaaaggGTGATGTGCCAGGTTCTGTAGTGGAGTTTGACAAGGCAATTGAGTTAGATCCCCGACAAAAGGCATGTAAGTTCCTGAATTAAGATTGTCCCTTCATTTGTCTTTTAAAAATACCTTTCTGTAGTAATGTGGTTTTTACAATGTTTATTATAGATCTTTGGCAAAGGGGATTATCATTGTACTATCTTGATAGGTAAATAGTTCTATATCTTTTAATCTTTTGATGGTTAATTGAGTTGTAATTGAGCTTGATGGCATTGACAACTCAATTAAGCTTAGGTTCTTTCTTTAGGTTTTATTGCAAGAAGATCAATGATAATTCTCATACTTATGGTTTTGGTTCTCTTTAGGTTTGAAGAAGCTGCAGAGCAGTTTAGAATAGATGTTGCTGAGAACCCTAATGATACTGAGGAATCAATATGGTGCTTTCTCTGTGAAGCTCAATTATATGGAGTCGATGAGGCAAGGCAACGCTTTCTAGAGGTAAGTGATATAATAGATATGGCTAACAAGATAGTAAGTAAGCCAACATAGGCTCACCTTATAATGAATGACCTCTCTAATGAGTTGAGAATGTTTAAATACACAAGTGAGCAAGTTTGTTAGATAAAATGGCAGCAACAACCAAACAATGAAACACTAAGAGCATAAGCTCTTCAAACAGCAAGCAGAAAAACACAAAGCATCAAGAGCATAAGCTCTCGGTTGAcaagcaaaaggaaaaaaaaatatgtttgattgaaACCGAATGATAataccattttcatttcatttcaaaatatagagttaCAAAAGTGGAATGTTTACctaacaatttccactaaatttggcaacttgccaattaataattaaaaagatgaaagcaTTATAGCTATCATTATGAAAGCATATTAGCTATTATTATGAAACCAAGTTGCATATCAACTTGTTTCAATTATAGCTAtcattacaaatattaaaaataaacaaaataaacaaaataaacaaaatgcacCAAGTTGCTCCTTTGTTGCTTTACAGTCCatgttcaacactcctccttggactgtaggcAACAAACACCAATTGATTTCCTTAGAAATTCAAACCTGATTGTGCCAAGAGGCTTTGTCAAAATGTCAGCCAATTGATCTTGTGAGCTGCAATGTATTAGACTCACTTCTTTGGATTGGACAACTTCTCGAACAAAGTAAAACTTGAGcttaaaatgtttggttttgccatgaaaaacaGGATTTTTAGAGATGGCAACTGCTGACTGGTTATCCACCAAAATTTCAGTAGGCTCGAGCTGTTCTTCATTCAAATCACATAGCaacttcctaagccaaatggcttgattcacTGCTGCAGCTGCTGCTATGTATTCGGCTTCAGCAGTAgactgagcaacagtttgttgcttctttgaactccaactgAAAACTCCCGAACCAAGTGTAAAGAAGTAGCCTGAAGTACTTCTCATATCATCAACTGATCCACCCCAGTCACTATCTAAGTAGCCAGTTAATTTCAGCTCACTTCCTTTCTTGAACATTACACCAAACTTCAAAGTACCTTTGACATACCTGAGTATTCTCTTTGCTGCTTTCAAATGAGTTGTATTGCAACTGTGCATGAATCTAGACAGTAGACTAACTGAATGCATAAGGTCAGGTCTGGTTGCT
It includes:
- the LOC107887219 gene encoding uncharacterized protein → MALTLNLKPTISVSSSSFHHHPSSFSPFFSLKTQTKPFSFTTRIHNLQYPSLSLTFSRRFFILPSVSGIWDALTGNNNPKDAVIAIRRGMLLFRQGDVPGSVVEFDKAIELDPRQKAYLWQRGLSLYYLDRFEEAAEQFRIDVAENPNDTEESIWCFLCEAQLYGVDEARQRFLEVGRDPRPVMQEAYNLFKDGGDPEKLVAAFTNGPQYFYASLYAGLYYESQKKADAAKVHILSACNSPYGQRSDDYMASLAKVHCLCRNWTSE